One Silene latifolia isolate original U9 population chromosome 4, ASM4854445v1, whole genome shotgun sequence DNA segment encodes these proteins:
- the LOC141651688 gene encoding uncharacterized protein LOC141651688: MRVPKVSWERVCAPKSEGGLGIRDSFSWNMAAIGKLVWWVYCSPDRLWVKWVHQVYIKGGLWPNYQPSGDISWGWKQVCRARDILAPGYSDGQWIMDPKGYTIGSGYDMLRQKFQPVSWHKLIWHQVCIPKHQVICWMIARRALMLKERLFALGIAPDDRCLLCGQGTESYDHIFQTCVYSRQVLDDLSRLCQVVIPHSDLLEWTEGYQCTQLKKKGLLCMVMAAYYHLWLQRNRARVDGLLMRPAVLSSQIMHEIRMHLATRITVPPDGMNDVFL, translated from the coding sequence ATGAGAGTTCCAAAGGTAAGTTGGGAGAGGGTGTGTGCTCCTAAGTCTGAAGGAGGTCTTGGAATTAGAGACAGTTTTTCTTGGAATATGGCTGCAATTGGAAAGCTTGTTTGGTGGGTCTATTGTAGTCCTGATAGACTGTGGGTGAAGTGGGTACATCAGGTGTATATAAAGGGGGGTCTATGGCCTAATTACCAACCCAGTGGTGATATCAGTTGGGGTTGGAAACAGGTCTGTAGAGCTCGTGATATTCTGGCTCCTGGTTACTCAGATGGACAGTGGATCATGGATCCTAAGGGCTATACCATTGGTAGTGGCTATGATATGCTGAGACAGAAATTTCAGCCTGTGTCATGGCATAAACTGATTTGGCATCAGGTTTGTATACCTAAACATCAGGTTATCTGCTGGATGATTGCTAGGAGAGCTTTGATGCTCAAGGAAAGATTATTTGCTTTGGGTATTGCACCTGATGATAGATGTCTGCTATGTGGACAGGGCACTGAGAGCTATGATCACATCTTTCAGACTTGTGTATATAGCAGGCAGGTGCTAGATGATTTGTCTAGGCTGTGTCAGGTGGTTATTCCTCACTCTGATCTGTTGGAATGGACTGAGGGATATCAGTGTACGCAGCTGAAGAAAAAGGGTCTATTGTGTATGGTTATGGCAGCTTACTATCATCTCTGGCTTCAAAGAAATAGGGCTCGGGTTGATGGGTTGCTGATGAGGCCTGCGGTTTTGAGCTCCCAGATTATGCATGAAATTAGGATGCATCTTGCTACTAGGATAACTGTACCCCCTGATGGGATGAATGATGTATTCCTTTAA